One window from the genome of Opisthocomus hoazin isolate bOpiHoa1 chromosome 11, bOpiHoa1.hap1, whole genome shotgun sequence encodes:
- the HESX1 gene encoding homeobox expressed in ES cells 1 has translation MASTSLCAANTSASQNLRKVTGFVENKTTQCSFSIESILGLEQKKDGIPAVKPHRPWMDARTNLVLGDDSNPHLQIPVISYENPLFHPNSNAVQEEEVLKCDKYFSVTERLSFKRELSWYRGRRPRTAFTRNQIEVLENVFKINSYPGIDIREELARKLDLDEDRIQIWFQNRRAKLKRSHRESQFLMVKNSFTSSLLE, from the exons ATGGCAAGTACATCGCTATGTGCCGCTAATACATCAGCATCTCAGAATCTGCGGAAAGTGACTGGTTTTGtagaaaataaaaccacacagTGCTCATTTTCAATTGAAAGTATTTTGGGATTGGAGCAGAAAAAAGATGGCATTCCAGCTGTGAAACCTCACAGACCATGGATGGATGCACGCACCAACTTAG TTTTAGGTGATGACAGTAATCCTCATCTGCAAATCCCTGTTATTTCCTATGAAAATCCATTATTTCATCCTAACAGTAATGCAGTGCAAGAGGAAGAAGTTTTGAAATGTGATAAGtatttttcagtcactgaaaggCTGTCTTTCAAACGAGAATTGAGCTGGTACAGGGGTAGAAGACCAAGAACTGCATTCACTAGAAACCAG ATTGAAGTcttggaaaatgtttttaaaattaactccTACCCTGGCATTGATATTAGAGAAGAGCTAGCTCGCAAATTAGATTTAGATGAAGACAGGATCCAG atctggttccagaaccgTCGTGCAAAGCTGAAAAGATCCCACCGAGAATCTCAGTTTCTAATGGTGAAAAATAGTTTCACTTCCAGCCTGCTGGAGTAG